Proteins co-encoded in one Corylus avellana chromosome ca9, CavTom2PMs-1.0 genomic window:
- the LOC132191572 gene encoding putative disease resistance protein At4g19050: protein MASRDADLEERIVQLLKKEAKTIVLTGAAGVGKTWIAKKISDRLISEGSSYMALWVFQNQQAFSKKDQTESSSKETKPSPLHENIARQLSVLSTVEEWDDNISKEEEQDYEEKSLESLKKKISEKLGKMRAPTPDEKKFLLLILDGVPDDTTSEVDILTELKDLLQLNEETPYYKVLITRRRSKEPVKEASEIQSKEMKQQVIEILPFSEEAGLTLFQESVTEKVKKMVVFKKRAGEIAKKSKGLPAAINIIAGALNRIGELDSGILTLEGALEEAATCEELAPDHGVNPLLRCAYHMLLRSTDRALINCWWHSLHFFSKHGGVHLNELIAYWILEGYLDPVELVEKAYEKGHRILIELIDRHMLKIQDGNNVVAEGLALLSVPDCGRDGYEGTSSLGLESVVFEDGGDWQGFGKITPADGMMKTLCNPAKWDKVSTLLIDGNRLRREGPTDKFFDKIILKGLRILALLSPASKTLMPSSSWSTMGELRLLVLRGCDLLEKLEKIDTIKKELKSLTVLEISGATSLTKDVPDDFFKEMSKLRSLNLSAAQIKSLPSSISDLIELRWLILRGCSSLKTLPRLKKLTKLEVLDLSGAIKLETFEDVALKSLANLRRLDVSRTKISRLPILGKLENLTTLELRGCEHLARLPKLRGLPNLKALDLSGAVMLKEIQDESLQNKTSLKILHLSQTPIPLFPSNLAGLSHLELLDLSGATNLVKLEDKTFEKLSCLRHLDLSKTKIENLPSLSNLDNLQLLNLSGCSALTKIADQSFDHMTRLQRLQLSETKIEFLPSLSKHVNLRQLLLRSCTSLKQLPSLESQSKLEELDLSGAQLLKETNVDFLKNMNNLQLLNLSGTGLPLPSLSNLTNLTQLSLRGCSLSESEPNFGVHKKLEVMDLSETQITSLPSLGNLTSLRELKLRGCSGLKELPDLNSLIHLEVLDLWGTGIKGFPYEISELTSLKHVGLPDMTGVEKIEWDRIKRLPEEVNWAECGILKHCKNGPCVSMSATQLSGILKEHPDQLANLDKFHLSVSAPLKEEGGARDIDWHRIDPSLRNIYLQKFSVPEEGARFLEIVGFDRFPDGIEGAIVKAEYIALIRNKFMKSLSDLAAGLKAANVGVKAMKGCILERCTEMETIFGVVEENLETLRASNLPKLKSVVSSGNVQLGGFQNLKELYLDCCPVLEVVFLSSQQPENLEILKIKFCDKLKTLFNSEPQTECKLQKLRKLHLMELPVLTTIGVAESKTASNVPELKQTVQLGGFQNLKELYLDRCPALEVVFHSSHLPENLEILEIKRCDKLKTLFHSDSPSEYKLQKLKKLHLVELPELTSIGPIPQRSVSIEVTKCPKIQN from the coding sequence ATGGCCTCGAGAGATGCAGATCTGGAAGAGAGAATTGTACAACTGTTAAAGAAAGAAGCGAAAACAATTGTTCTCACTGGGGCTGCTGGAGTAGGGAAAACATGGATTGCAAAAAAGATAAGTGATCGACTAATCAGCGAGGGCTCATCTTACATGGCCCTTTGGGTGTTTCAGAACCAGCAAGCCTTTTCCAAAAAAGACCAAACCGAATCCTCCTCCAAAGAGACCAAACCGAGTCCTCTTCATGAGAATATTGCCCGTCAGTTGTCCGTGCTTTCCACTGTTGAGGAGTGGGATGATAATATCAGTAAGGAGGAGGAGCAAGATTATGAGGAGAAAAGCCTAGAAAGcttaaagaagaagatatcCGAGAAGCTCGGAAAAATGAGAGCTCCAACTCCTGATGAAAAGAAGTTTCTTCTCCTAATTCTGGATGGCGTTCCTGATGATACAACGAGTGAAGTTGACATTCTCACAGAACTAAAAGACCTCCTACAACTGAATGAGGAAACTCCGTATTATAAGGTTTTAATCACTAGAAGAAGATCAAAAGAGCCTGTCAAGGAAGCAAGTGAGATTCAGAGCAAGGAAATGAAACAACAAGTGATCGAGATTCTCCCCTTCTCTGAAGAAGCGGGATTGACTCTATTTCAGGAAAGTGTCACTGAAAAGGTTAAGAAGATGGTTGTTTTTAAAAAACGTGCAGGAGAAATTGCCAAAAAGAGCAAGGGTCTGCCAGCTGCAATCAACATTATAGCGGGAGCCTTAAATCGCATTGGAGAGCTTGATTCCGGGATTCTGACATTGGAAGGTGCTCTGGAAGAAGCAGCTACATGTGAGGAGCTGGCACCTGATCATGGTGTAAATCCACTACTGCGCTGCGCCTATCACATGTTGCTGAGGAGTACTGATAGGGCTTTGATCAACTGCTGGTGGCATAGTCTGCACTTCTTTAGCAAACATGGTGGAGTTCATCTCAATGAGTTGATAGCTTACTGGATATTGGAAGGATATTTAGATCCTGTTGAACTTGTTGAGAAGGCCTATGAAAAGGGACATCGCATTTTGATAGAGCTTATAGATCGCCACATGCTGAAAATACAAGATGGTAACAATGTTGTCGCAGAAGGATTGGCACTACTCTCAGTTCCTGATTGTGGCCGAGATGGATATGAAGGGACATCCAGTCTAGGATTGGAAAGTGTAGTGTTCGAGGATGGCGGCGATTGGCAAGGTTTTGGGAAAATCACACCAGCTGATGGTATGATGAAAACACTGTGCAATCCTGCAAAATGGGACAAAGTATCCACGCTACTCATTGATGGAAACCGTCTCCGCAGGGAAGGCCCAACTGATAAATTCTTTGACAAAATAATATTGAAGGGACTCCGAATTCTTGCACTTTTGAGTCCTGCTTCCAAAACACTCATGCCCTCCTCGAGCTGGTCTACAATGGGCGAGCTTCGTCTGCTTGTGCTCAGAGGATGCGATTTGTTGGAGAAATTGGAGAAAATTGATACCATCAAAAAAGAACTCAAGTCATTAACAGTTCTGGAGATATCTGGTGCTACCTCCTTGACGAAGGATGTTCCGGatgatttttttaaggaaatgaGTAAGCTGCGAAGCCTCAATCTCTCTGCAGCCCAGATCAAATCGCTACCTTCTTCAATCTCTGACCTGATTGAGCTCCGTTGGCTCATCCTGAGGGGGTGCTCTAGCTTGAAAACACTGCCAAGACTAAAGAAACTTACAAAACTCGAGGTGCTTGATCTCTCTGGTGCTATCAAATTGGAAACTTTTGAAGACGTCGCATTGAAATCACTTGCGAATCTCCGAAGGCTTGACGTCTCCCGAACCAAGATTTCCCGCTTGCCAATCCTTGGCAAACTTGAAAATCTTACTACACTCGAATTAAGAGGCTGTGAACACTTAGCGAGACTGCCCAAACTACGTGGCTTGCCCAACCTCAAAGCTCTTGATCTTTCGGGTGCGGTTATGCTAAAGGAAATCCAAGATGAATCCTTGCAAAATAAGACTAGCCTCAAGATCCTTCATCTCTCTCAAACTCCCATCCCTCTTTTTCCTTCCAATTTAGCCGGCCTCTCTCACCTTGAGTTGCTTGATCTTTCTGGTGCCACTAATTTGGTGAAACTGGAAGACAAAACCTTCGAAAAGCTGAGTTGCCTCCGTCATCTTGACCTCTCCaaaaccaaaattgaaaatctaccTTCACTTTCAAACCTTGATAACCTCCAACTTCTTAATCTTTCTGGTTGTAGTGCTTTGACAAAAATAGCAGATCAATCTTTTGATCACATGACTCGCCTTCAGCGCCTCCAACTCTCTGAAACTAAGATTGAATTCCTGCCGTCCCTTTCCAAACATGTCAACCTCCGTCAGCTCTTGCTAAGAAGCTGTACGAGCCTAAAACAACTTCCATCTCTGGAATCTCAGTCGAAACTTGAGGAGCTCGATTTATCTGGTGCACAGCTTCTGAAAGAAACTAATGTTGACTTCTTGAAGAATATGAACAACCTTCAGCTTCTCAACCTATCAGGGACGGGTCTCCCGTTACCTTCCCTCTCCAATCTCACCAACCTCACCCAGCTTTCCCTTAGAGGTTGTTCACTCTCAGAGTCGGAGCCAAATTTTGGAGTACATAAAAAGCTGGAGGTTATGGATCTTTCGGAGACACAGATTACTTCTCTACCCTCCCTTGGAAATCTTACCAGTCTCCGGGAGCTTAAGTTAAGAGGGTGTTCGGGCTTAAAGGAGCTTCCAGATCTAAACTCGCTAATCCATTTGGAGGTTCTTGATTTGTGGGGCACCGGAATCAAAGGATTTCCCTATGAGATCTCAGAATTGACAAGTTTAAAGCACGTTGGTCTGCCAGACATGACGGGTGTTGAAAAGATCGAGTGGGATAGGATAAAGCGCCTGCCGGAGGAGGTAAACTGGGCTGAGTGCGGCATCCTCAAGCACTGTAAAAACGGGCCTTGCGTATCTATGAGTGCTACCCAACTTTCTGGAATTCTCAAGGAACATCCTGATCAGTTAGCGAATCTCGACAAATTTCACCTCTCTGTGTCCGCCCCTCTTAAGGAGGAAGGTGGTGCTAGAGATATCGATTGGCACAGAATCGACCCTTCCTTGAGAAATATCTACCTGCAGAAATTTTCCGTTCCGGAAGAGGGTGCACGGTTTCTGGAAATTGTTGGATTCGATAGATTTCCTGATGGTATCGAGGGTGCCATCGTAAAAGCAGAGTACATTGCTTTGATTCGCAACAAGTTCATGAAATCCTTGTCAGACTTGGCTGCGGGTTTGAAGGCAGCGAATGTGGGTGTGAAGGCAATGAAAGGCTGTATTCTAGAGAGGTGCACCGAAATGGAGACTATTTTTGGGGTAGTGGAGGAAAATCTAGAGACTCTGAGGGCGTCAAACCTTCCAAAGTTGAAGAGTGTCGTCTCCAGTGGGAATGTGCAACTTGGAGGCTTTCAAAATCTTAAAGAGTTATATTTGGACTGTTGCCCAGTGCTGGAAGTTGTGTTTCTTTCATCCCAGCAACCAGAAAACCTCGAAATCCTCAAAATCAAATTCTGTGATAAGTTGAAGACTCTGTTTAATTCTGAACCACAGACAGAATGTAAACTGCAGAAATTGCGGAAACTGCATCTCATGGAACTGCCTGTGTTGACTACCATTGGAGTGGCAGAGTCGAAGACGGCGTCAAACGTTCCAGAGTTGAAGCAGACTGTGCAACTTGGAGGCTTTCAAAATCTTAAAGAGTTATATCTGGATCGTTGTCCAGCGCTGGAAGTTGTGTTTCATTCGTCCCATCTGCCAGAAAACCTTGAAATACTTGAAATCAAACGGTGTGATAAATTGAAGACTCTGTTTCATTCAGATTCACCTTCAGAATATAAACTGCAGAAATTGAAGAAACTGCATCTGGTGGAACTGCCAGAGTTAACTAGCATTGGACCGATTCCACAACGTTCGGTATCAATTGAAGTCACGAAATGCCCGAAGATCCAAAACTAG